The Spirochaetota bacterium genome includes a region encoding these proteins:
- a CDS encoding 7TM diverse intracellular signaling domain-containing protein, producing MNGNFSGSHLNGHLEYFLDEDGGLDISAIAAPGFPFRAAPTLTGSPSFGYSRGALWLRFLVNNPSPSPVEWYLEYNYPITDQVELFIPEGFGFRRTEAGDRKPFAQRPVEYRSPVFPIIQKSGTSAYYLRVRSQGSLTVPLVAWLPKAFEKMKAAEMLLLGIYYGIMLGLTLYHVFLFISVRERSYLYLLLFIIGVAVFTMVHNGLGFQYLWPESVRWQNRAHPFLMFFLNAVVLQFARLFLSTRERMPRLDVPVRVLAAANLSVLAVPFILEYYYATQISVIMSGLSGSMLIITGAVGFFLRLREARFFLTACLCFLVGVLLMVLRAYGVLPENPITAWTYQIGSSVMILLFSLGVADKINIMRGERERALNSLAESEEKYRTLVENARDGIVLLADEKPLYANPSLISMLGYTEREFYEKTIVDFLPDDPQGRDLVLPRHHERMRGIDLPSNYEARLLAGDGRLLDVIISASRIRMGGDNVIIAIISDVSHLKKAENTIHRQYREIHAQYEEVESLNRELMRTHNELVDLNERLAREKEQLAATLVSIGDGVIATDTEGRIVMLNHAAERLTGWPQAEAEGRPVGELFNLAGGQVNNQRISGTVSEVTRRGGLEISDVPLELVNRKGDERIVEMSGSPVRTADGKTLGAVLAVRDITEKHKLEKELAKIGKIESLGLLAGGIAHDFNNLLTSIIGNLSLAKIEAAGNSACSEILDRIESVSQRAVNLTRQLLTFSRGGDPIKKTASIVKLLEETVSFLLAGSNVRSHFFVEGDIPSVDIDPDQISRVLHNLIINTVQAMPGGGNISIRVQNVPDVRWLPLSAGRYVKISISDEGVGIPRKHLGRIFDPYFTTKEYGSGLGLAITFSIIKKHGGHIDVESNEGVGSTFNVYLRASEIDGIPAEATPASMAPRRRAGRIMVMDDEECILDLAVNMLGNFGYEVTVVRNGGEALQSYRRAMEEGKRFDAVIMDLTIPGGMGGREALVKLKSVDPDVVAIVSSGYSNDPVMANFRAHGFRGVLAKPYTIEDMIQAIDEVTSPEGGTAA from the coding sequence ATGAACGGTAATTTTTCCGGGAGTCATTTAAACGGGCACCTTGAGTATTTTCTGGACGAAGATGGAGGGCTCGATATCTCGGCCATCGCCGCGCCCGGCTTCCCCTTCCGCGCGGCGCCGACATTGACTGGCAGCCCGAGTTTCGGCTACAGCCGCGGCGCGCTGTGGCTGCGGTTCCTTGTTAATAATCCCTCGCCCTCTCCGGTGGAATGGTATCTCGAATACAATTACCCCATCACCGACCAGGTCGAGCTTTTCATTCCCGAGGGATTTGGATTTCGGCGAACCGAGGCCGGCGATCGAAAACCCTTCGCACAGCGCCCTGTCGAATATCGCTCGCCGGTGTTTCCGATTATACAGAAAAGCGGCACGTCCGCTTATTATCTGCGCGTACGAAGCCAGGGTTCCCTTACCGTGCCGCTCGTCGCATGGCTCCCCAAAGCGTTCGAAAAAATGAAGGCCGCTGAAATGCTGCTCCTTGGCATCTATTACGGTATAATGCTCGGGCTGACGCTGTATCATGTGTTCCTTTTCATTTCAGTCCGGGAGCGGAGCTATCTGTACCTGCTCCTTTTCATTATCGGGGTGGCCGTTTTTACCATGGTGCACAATGGGCTGGGTTTTCAGTATCTCTGGCCCGAGAGCGTGCGATGGCAGAACCGGGCTCATCCATTTTTGATGTTTTTCCTGAACGCTGTCGTTCTTCAGTTCGCGCGGCTTTTTCTTTCAACACGGGAAAGGATGCCGCGTCTTGATGTGCCGGTGCGTGTACTGGCCGCTGCGAACCTGTCCGTGCTTGCCGTCCCTTTTATACTTGAGTATTATTACGCGACACAGATTTCGGTAATCATGTCGGGTCTTTCGGGTTCGATGCTCATAATAACCGGGGCCGTGGGGTTCTTTCTTCGCCTGCGCGAGGCGCGCTTTTTCCTGACGGCCTGCCTGTGTTTTCTGGTCGGTGTATTGCTCATGGTGTTGCGCGCGTATGGCGTGCTGCCGGAGAATCCGATAACGGCGTGGACCTACCAGATCGGTTCGTCGGTGATGATTCTATTATTTTCACTGGGCGTTGCCGACAAAATCAACATCATGCGCGGCGAACGCGAACGGGCGCTGAACAGCCTCGCCGAGTCGGAAGAAAAGTACCGCACGCTGGTGGAAAACGCGCGCGACGGGATCGTTTTGCTGGCAGACGAAAAACCGTTATATGCCAATCCTTCGCTTATCTCCATGCTCGGTTATACGGAGCGCGAATTTTATGAAAAGACCATTGTCGATTTCCTTCCGGACGACCCTCAGGGCAGGGACCTCGTGCTGCCCCGGCATCACGAGAGGATGCGCGGAATCGATCTGCCATCAAATTATGAGGCCCGGCTTCTGGCCGGGGATGGGAGGCTGCTGGACGTGATCATCTCGGCCTCGCGCATCCGGATGGGCGGCGATAATGTGATCATCGCGATCATCAGCGATGTCTCGCACCTGAAAAAGGCCGAAAACACAATTCACCGGCAATACCGGGAGATCCATGCACAGTACGAGGAGGTGGAATCCCTCAACCGGGAACTCATGCGCACGCATAACGAGCTTGTGGACCTCAACGAGCGGCTTGCCAGGGAAAAGGAGCAGCTTGCGGCGACGCTGGTGTCCATCGGTGACGGTGTGATCGCAACCGATACGGAAGGCCGGATCGTGATGCTCAACCACGCGGCGGAACGCCTCACGGGCTGGCCGCAGGCGGAGGCCGAGGGCCGCCCGGTCGGCGAGCTGTTTAATCTCGCGGGGGGGCAGGTAAATAATCAAAGAATAAGCGGGACTGTTTCCGAGGTTACCCGTAGAGGCGGCCTGGAAATAAGCGACGTTCCGCTGGAGCTTGTCAACAGGAAAGGCGACGAACGGATAGTGGAGATGTCCGGCTCGCCGGTCCGGACCGCGGACGGGAAAACGCTCGGGGCGGTGCTCGCCGTACGGGACATCACCGAAAAGCACAAGCTGGAAAAAGAGCTCGCCAAGATCGGAAAGATCGAATCGCTCGGGCTGCTCGCAGGTGGGATCGCGCACGATTTCAATAATCTGCTTACCTCTATAATCGGCAACCTTTCGCTGGCGAAAATAGAGGCGGCCGGAAACAGCGCATGTTCCGAGATCCTTGACAGGATCGAAAGCGTTTCGCAGCGGGCGGTGAATCTGACAAGGCAGCTCCTCACCTTTTCCAGGGGTGGTGATCCCATTAAAAAGACCGCCTCGATAGTGAAACTTTTGGAAGAGACTGTGTCTTTTCTCCTGGCCGGATCGAACGTCAGGAGCCATTTTTTCGTGGAGGGTGACATACCATCGGTCGACATCGATCCTGACCAGATCAGCCGGGTGCTGCACAACCTTATAATAAACACCGTGCAGGCCATGCCCGGCGGTGGCAATATTTCAATACGGGTGCAGAACGTCCCGGATGTACGCTGGCTGCCGCTTTCGGCCGGCCGTTATGTTAAAATATCAATTTCGGACGAGGGCGTGGGCATACCCCGGAAGCATCTCGGCAGGATTTTCGATCCATATTTCACGACCAAGGAATATGGCAGCGGGCTCGGCCTCGCCATCACTTTTTCCATCATCAAAAAGCATGGCGGGCACATCGACGTCGAGTCGAATGAAGGAGTCGGATCGACATTCAATGTGTATCTGCGCGCCTCGGAAATCGACGGCATTCCGGCGGAGGCGACGCCTGCATCGATGGCGCCCCGTCGGCGCGCGGGAAGGATCATGGTGATGGACGATGAGGAATGCATTCTCGACCTCGCGGTGAACATGCTGGGAAATTTCGGTTATGAGGTAACGGTCGTTCGCAACGGAGGCGAGGCCCTCCAGTCCTATCGTCGCGCGATGGAGGAGGGGAAAAGGTTCGATGCCGTGATTATGGACCTCACCATCCCCGGAGGAATGGGAGGGCGCGAGGCACTGGTGAAACTTAAAAGCGTTGATCCGGACGTGGTTGCGATCGTTTCGAGCGGATATTCAAACGACCCGGTCATGGCCAATTTCCGGGCGCACGGGTTCCGCGGTGTACTCGCGAAACCCTATACAATCGAGGACATGATACAGGCTATCGACGAGGTCACATCACCGGAAGGCGGCACGGCCGCCTGA
- a CDS encoding indolepyruvate oxidoreductase subunit beta has translation MIAYDILICGIGGQGAISLGTVLKLAAIHEGLDVVGAERRGGAQREGIVTSNVRYRKPESGETPDERRMAASGLIPTGGADMMISMEPMEALRHARYLNERSVVIVNDFPLTPVSVRMGECAYPPLETIQARLREFTPNVHLFPIDELSRSHFNALRQVNTIALGMASALGDLPVSDESILAVVREQFSDFETNRRAFALGKDTARQ, from the coding sequence ATGATCGCTTACGACATCCTCATCTGCGGAATCGGGGGGCAGGGCGCCATTTCGCTCGGCACCGTGCTGAAACTCGCCGCCATCCACGAAGGGCTCGATGTTGTCGGGGCGGAGCGCCGCGGCGGCGCGCAGCGGGAGGGTATCGTGACGAGCAACGTCCGATACAGGAAGCCCGAAAGCGGCGAAACGCCCGACGAGCGCCGTATGGCCGCCTCGGGGCTCATCCCGACCGGAGGGGCCGATATGATGATTTCCATGGAGCCCATGGAAGCGCTCAGGCATGCGCGCTACCTGAACGAGCGGTCTGTCGTCATCGTCAACGATTTCCCGCTCACGCCGGTATCCGTGCGCATGGGAGAGTGCGCGTACCCACCGCTCGAAACGATCCAGGCGCGCCTTCGGGAATTCACCCCGAATGTCCATCTATTCCCGATCGACGAGCTGTCCAGAAGCCATTTCAATGCACTGCGACAGGTCAACACAATCGCGCTCGGCATGGCAAGCGCGCTCGGCGACCTGCCGGTATCGGACGAATCGATCCTGGCGGTGGTCCGCGAACAATTTTCCGATTTCGAAACGAACAGGCGCGCATTCGCGCTTGGGAAAGATACGGCGCGTCAATAA
- a CDS encoding indolepyruvate ferredoxin oxidoreductase subunit alpha: MNPLALNEPGRTILAMGNDAIVRGGLEAALGYFSTYPGTPASEIGEGYRSLEKEFPGIHAEFSVNEHVAAHGAQGASWAGIRSMVTMKHVGMNVAAEVLHFAGYTGVGAGFVVVIGSDPGATSSTSEQDDRWYSLHTHLPILEPASIQEAKDYTARAFELSETYNLPVIVNAPSKLCHNIGSLRLGKLPDAFPTKGRFDRNPERYINLFAGSVANHRRAMEAVKRLQGEIPSLGLNRALSGYGRTGFISSSVNYLYLLEALSLLGITDAPILKIAMSYPLNPEEIASFTKHLDRIYVVEDLEGFIEFQAKRLLYDAGVRVPIIGKDVFPAHGELDVDLIAESLSQELRAPLPKRTTRAIELSKKLTGDLPPRQGAFCTGCPHRATLYSIVKATDRKTVFAGDIGCYTLSCLPPFRAFDWVTCMNCGVGIAQGMLQKIEGENVIAYVGDSTFFHSGIPGLINAVQQNASLVLIILDNKWVAMTGHQPSPTTDTALDGTKMRPVDMKGMLKSIGVSYVRTIKPFNIKASLAAVKEAIRAGKGVRVIIAEEECALQYGRRIARDSGEYEIYYQIDDERCQKCNECYVEFGCPAIRKEETTGKWRYYIEEANCLRCGACHDLCLNSAILRTEIRRLTAGVEAV; encoded by the coding sequence ATGAATCCGCTCGCGCTTAACGAACCCGGCAGAACCATCCTCGCCATGGGAAACGACGCGATAGTCCGCGGTGGACTCGAAGCGGCGCTCGGCTATTTCAGCACCTATCCGGGGACCCCCGCCTCGGAGATCGGGGAAGGATACCGGTCGCTTGAGAAGGAGTTTCCCGGCATCCATGCCGAGTTCAGCGTCAACGAGCATGTCGCCGCGCACGGCGCTCAGGGGGCAAGCTGGGCCGGCATTCGCTCAATGGTCACCATGAAGCACGTGGGCATGAACGTGGCGGCCGAGGTGCTGCACTTCGCCGGCTACACCGGCGTCGGCGCTGGTTTCGTCGTGGTCATCGGCTCCGATCCCGGCGCCACAAGCTCCACAAGCGAACAGGACGACCGGTGGTATTCGCTCCACACGCATCTCCCGATTCTCGAGCCCGCGTCGATCCAGGAGGCCAAAGACTACACCGCGCGCGCCTTTGAATTGAGCGAAACCTACAACCTTCCGGTCATCGTCAACGCGCCGTCGAAACTCTGCCATAATATCGGCTCGCTCCGTCTCGGAAAACTGCCAGACGCCTTTCCCACAAAAGGCCGTTTCGATAGAAACCCGGAGCGTTATATTAACCTGTTCGCCGGCTCGGTCGCAAACCACCGCCGCGCCATGGAGGCCGTCAAACGGCTTCAGGGTGAGATCCCGTCGCTCGGGCTCAACAGGGCGCTTTCGGGTTACGGCCGAACCGGTTTCATTTCGTCGAGCGTCAATTATCTCTACCTTCTGGAAGCGCTTTCCCTCCTCGGCATCACCGACGCGCCCATACTCAAGATAGCCATGAGCTATCCACTCAATCCGGAAGAGATAGCATCCTTCACGAAGCATCTCGACCGCATATATGTGGTCGAGGATCTGGAGGGCTTTATCGAGTTCCAGGCAAAGCGCCTGCTGTACGACGCGGGCGTCCGCGTGCCCATAATCGGCAAAGACGTTTTCCCGGCACATGGAGAGCTCGACGTCGATCTCATCGCCGAAAGCCTTTCGCAAGAGCTTCGCGCGCCGCTGCCGAAGCGTACGACGCGTGCGATCGAACTTTCGAAAAAACTCACCGGCGACCTGCCTCCCAGACAGGGGGCCTTCTGTACCGGCTGTCCGCACCGCGCCACGCTCTATTCAATCGTCAAGGCCACGGACCGCAAGACCGTTTTCGCGGGCGACATCGGCTGTTACACCCTGTCCTGTCTGCCGCCTTTCCGCGCGTTCGACTGGGTTACCTGCATGAACTGCGGCGTCGGCATCGCCCAGGGCATGCTCCAGAAAATCGAAGGCGAGAACGTGATCGCCTACGTTGGCGACTCCACGTTTTTCCATTCGGGCATTCCCGGACTCATCAACGCCGTGCAGCAAAACGCGAGCCTCGTGCTCATCATCCTCGACAATAAATGGGTGGCCATGACCGGGCACCAGCCCAGCCCCACCACCGACACGGCGCTCGACGGCACGAAGATGCGTCCGGTGGACATGAAGGGCATGCTTAAATCGATCGGAGTATCATATGTGCGCACCATCAAACCCTTCAATATCAAGGCCTCCCTGGCCGCCGTTAAGGAAGCGATCCGCGCGGGAAAAGGGGTGCGCGTCATAATCGCTGAGGAGGAATGCGCCCTCCAATACGGCCGCCGGATCGCGCGCGATTCGGGAGAGTACGAGATCTATTATCAGATAGACGATGAGCGGTGCCAGAAGTGCAACGAATGCTACGTCGAATTCGGCTGTCCCGCCATCAGAAAAGAGGAAACGACCGGCAAGTGGCGGTACTATATCGAGGAAGCGAACTGTCTGCGCTGCGGGGCGTGCCACGATCTCTGCCTCAACTCGGCGATTTTACGCACGGAGATACGGCGGCTGACGGCCGGGGTGGAGGCCGTATGA
- a CDS encoding methylenetetrahydrofolate reductase C-terminal domain-containing protein, whose product MIVTHKKDPGIVKKYASDARKIIIVGCSECAAVCRTGGSEQVKEMMEMFADREVLATISIESPCDKRISARDFRRIEEELSGADALIALACGGGVQAIAEVTGKRVVAALDTDFAGMVERLGRFYERCSHCGECILNETSMLCPVTLCPKGVRNGPCEGIKGTRCEVYEDRDCVWHTIYRRLEESGELDRFTAYHGPVDWSKCHSPREVIWERP is encoded by the coding sequence ATGATTGTCACCCATAAAAAGGACCCCGGAATCGTAAAGAAGTACGCCTCCGACGCACGGAAAATAATCATCGTCGGTTGCTCCGAGTGCGCCGCGGTCTGCCGCACCGGGGGCTCGGAACAGGTCAAGGAGATGATGGAGATGTTCGCCGACCGCGAGGTGCTCGCGACCATCTCCATAGAGTCTCCCTGCGACAAACGCATCTCGGCGCGCGATTTCAGGCGTATCGAAGAGGAACTCTCCGGCGCCGACGCGCTCATTGCGCTTGCCTGCGGAGGTGGCGTGCAGGCCATCGCCGAAGTGACCGGCAAGCGGGTGGTCGCCGCCCTCGACACGGATTTCGCGGGGATGGTCGAACGATTGGGGCGTTTTTACGAGCGCTGCTCACACTGCGGCGAATGCATTCTCAACGAGACCTCCATGCTCTGCCCCGTCACCCTGTGCCCCAAGGGAGTGCGCAACGGCCCGTGCGAGGGCATAAAGGGTACGCGCTGCGAAGTATACGAAGACCGGGACTGCGTCTGGCACACCATTTACCGGCGCCTCGAGGAGAGCGGCGAACTCGACCGTTTTACCGCCTATCACGGGCCGGTCGACTGGTCAAAATGCCATTCCCCGCGGGAGGTTATATGGGAGCGCCCGTAA
- a CDS encoding OmpA family protein: MLKRSDMKVRIRRLALGVMLCCALAQAPADLRAADWPIYKGNIYFTGNNDEIVVNNNNLKWLFESPGTVFNPVVSDGKVYFLDIKKNVYCLDEEEGKLLWRLDLLQTSAQFNPTRRPAGKVKYPLVKGDTLFVSDSYAIYAIDKNSGAVRWARTGMPEEHYGKTSGAMVDGIYSDPFVSDDAILYGTRNVFMSRELKNGRSVWSNSAIGSYSGFPTFYDRYVLTQSMDFSKDRYSVFCLFADSGKIKWETVIEKPPVIYPPVVYKGNVYIASGAKIYCLSLEGGRVLWSREYGDLITSNPGFTEREILFSVGNRRIVSVDPADGGVLNDIDFGERTGPYFVTIRDQIYIAHSIQRNVGGRDLPFTSLKAIRFSNNEKLWEFVSPFPGAPSQPVASRGIMLLPAGNYLYAVGTEYYPRTVKGGSGYYKPGSEKPVTDTALRPEVKEEPLEPVKREPEKTLPLRTMKLSVSDEGDKPTGARVSVKKREKDRLVYSKEVTVSKPGEIIEVPDTDGVEVMANSDGFIPKKIVVNRGDDERSIKLERIEQGKTIVMDSIYFEIDRAYLKKESLDVLDRVAAILKKNPSMKIEVRGHTDSTGERAHNQRLSERRADAVAEYMIKNGISPERLSAVGFGADKPIASNANEDGRKKNRRTELFIIRK, encoded by the coding sequence GTGCTGAAACGATCAGACATGAAGGTTCGTATTCGGCGTTTGGCGCTTGGAGTTATGCTGTGCTGTGCGCTCGCGCAGGCGCCGGCGGACCTTCGGGCCGCCGACTGGCCCATCTACAAGGGAAACATCTATTTTACCGGTAATAACGATGAGATCGTCGTTAATAACAATAATCTCAAGTGGCTATTCGAATCTCCGGGCACGGTGTTTAACCCGGTCGTTTCCGACGGGAAAGTATATTTCCTCGACATTAAGAAAAACGTCTACTGTCTCGACGAAGAGGAGGGGAAACTCCTGTGGAGACTGGACCTGCTCCAGACGTCCGCCCAGTTCAACCCGACCCGCCGCCCCGCGGGCAAGGTAAAGTATCCCCTGGTGAAGGGAGATACCCTGTTCGTTTCGGACTCCTATGCGATCTACGCGATAGATAAGAACAGCGGCGCGGTGCGCTGGGCCCGTACAGGCATGCCCGAGGAGCACTATGGCAAAACCTCCGGGGCCATGGTCGACGGTATTTACTCCGACCCATTCGTATCCGACGACGCAATTTTGTACGGAACCAGGAACGTATTCATGTCGCGCGAGTTGAAGAATGGCAGATCCGTCTGGAGCAACAGCGCGATCGGAAGCTACAGCGGCTTTCCCACGTTTTACGACCGCTACGTGCTGACCCAGTCCATGGATTTCAGCAAGGACCGCTATTCGGTCTTCTGCCTGTTTGCCGACAGCGGAAAAATAAAATGGGAAACCGTAATTGAAAAGCCGCCGGTCATTTACCCGCCGGTGGTATACAAGGGGAATGTGTATATCGCCTCCGGCGCAAAAATCTATTGCCTGTCCCTCGAGGGCGGTCGGGTGCTGTGGTCCAGGGAATACGGCGACCTTATAACGTCCAACCCCGGCTTTACCGAGCGCGAAATCCTCTTCTCGGTCGGTAACAGGAGGATCGTATCGGTCGATCCGGCCGATGGCGGGGTGCTCAACGATATCGATTTCGGTGAGCGGACCGGTCCGTATTTTGTGACGATACGCGACCAGATATACATAGCGCATTCCATCCAGCGGAACGTGGGCGGGCGCGATCTGCCCTTCACCTCCCTCAAGGCCATTCGGTTTTCGAACAACGAGAAGCTGTGGGAGTTCGTCTCGCCGTTTCCGGGCGCGCCGTCTCAGCCCGTAGCCTCCAGGGGTATCATGCTTCTTCCCGCGGGCAACTATCTCTATGCCGTCGGCACCGAGTACTACCCGCGCACCGTAAAGGGAGGGAGCGGTTATTACAAACCGGGGAGTGAAAAGCCGGTGACCGATACCGCGCTGCGCCCCGAAGTGAAGGAGGAACCTCTCGAGCCGGTAAAGCGAGAGCCCGAGAAAACGCTCCCCCTTCGAACCATGAAACTCTCCGTGTCCGATGAGGGAGACAAACCGACCGGCGCCAGGGTGAGCGTGAAAAAGCGGGAAAAGGACCGGCTGGTGTATTCAAAAGAAGTTACGGTGAGTAAGCCCGGCGAGATAATCGAGGTTCCCGACACCGACGGCGTAGAGGTGATGGCGAATTCGGACGGATTTATCCCCAAAAAAATCGTCGTAAACCGCGGCGACGACGAACGCTCGATCAAACTGGAGAGGATAGAGCAGGGCAAAACCATCGTGATGGACAGCATCTACTTCGAGATCGACCGGGCCTATCTGAAAAAAGAATCGCTCGACGTGCTCGACAGGGTCGCCGCCATTTTAAAGAAAAATCCCTCGATGAAGATCGAGGTGAGGGGGCATACCGATTCCACCGGGGAGAGAGCCCACAACCAGCGGCTTTCGGAGCGGCGCGCCGACGCGGTCGCCGAGTATATGATCAAGAACGGCATAAGCCCGGAGCGCCTTTCCGCGGTGGGTTTCGGGGCCGATAAGCCGATTGCGAGCAACGCGAACGAAGATGGGCGGAAGAAGAACAGGCGCACGGAGTTGTTCATCATCCGAAAATAA
- a CDS encoding GMC family oxidoreductase N-terminal domain-containing protein, protein MAQALSFTADVVVVGSGPGGATVARALAKAGKKVVLLERGIDHRGKSYYGTYIGALMYSDRMSLLFTKEGLQIVSPIMLGGATGMYCGCSARPPGWLKRKYKIDIDKEVIETEKELFIAPLPAELRGKASTRIAEAAGNLGYKWFAQPKFMQPSRSEHFDCTASCMLGCRCGAKWNAAEYVDEAGGYGLEVLTGARVDRVLVEGGHAAGVEGRIGMKPFTVRAGTVVLAAGGIGSPRILLASGFKDAGVGMTMDTTVMVYGFIKDKGIGKEPPMTWSWENDEDGYMLSTLIDPWLLYPLGAVRVGLRHALKWPRWGNILGVMIKLKDDISGGVYPKYISKQLTAGDRLRLSKAEAVCKKILLKARADSSGIFTRPLMGTHPSGTVRIDTMLDKNLMTSVKGLYVCDASVFPESLDRPTVLTIIGLGKRLAGHILRQKK, encoded by the coding sequence ATGGCACAGGCGCTTTCATTTACGGCAGATGTAGTTGTGGTGGGATCGGGCCCGGGCGGAGCGACGGTCGCGCGGGCTCTGGCGAAGGCGGGCAAAAAAGTGGTGCTTCTGGAGCGCGGGATCGATCATCGTGGGAAATCGTATTACGGCACCTATATCGGCGCGCTCATGTATTCGGACAGAATGAGCCTGCTTTTTACGAAGGAAGGGCTGCAGATCGTCAGTCCCATCATGCTTGGCGGCGCGACCGGCATGTACTGCGGGTGCTCGGCCAGACCGCCGGGGTGGCTGAAGAGGAAATACAAGATCGACATCGACAAAGAGGTCATCGAGACCGAGAAGGAGCTTTTCATAGCGCCGCTACCGGCCGAGCTTCGCGGGAAAGCGTCCACGCGGATCGCCGAGGCGGCGGGCAACCTGGGGTACAAGTGGTTCGCGCAGCCAAAGTTCATGCAGCCTTCCCGGAGCGAGCATTTCGACTGCACGGCCTCGTGCATGCTGGGCTGTCGCTGCGGTGCGAAGTGGAACGCGGCGGAGTATGTCGATGAAGCCGGGGGATACGGGCTCGAAGTCCTGACCGGGGCGCGGGTGGATCGTGTTCTCGTTGAGGGCGGCCATGCCGCGGGAGTGGAGGGGCGCATCGGGATGAAACCCTTTACGGTGCGCGCGGGAACGGTTGTGCTCGCCGCGGGAGGCATCGGCAGTCCCCGCATTCTCCTGGCTTCCGGCTTTAAGGACGCCGGCGTGGGGATGACGATGGATACCACGGTGATGGTGTATGGTTTCATTAAAGACAAGGGGATCGGCAAGGAACCTCCGATGACCTGGTCGTGGGAAAACGACGAGGATGGTTACATGCTCTCAACGCTCATCGACCCGTGGCTGCTCTATCCGCTGGGGGCCGTTCGCGTTGGACTGCGGCACGCGCTCAAATGGCCGCGCTGGGGCAACATCCTGGGAGTGATGATTAAACTCAAGGACGATATTTCGGGCGGGGTGTACCCGAAGTATATCAGCAAACAACTGACGGCGGGTGACCGCCTGCGGCTCTCGAAGGCGGAGGCGGTGTGTAAAAAGATCCTCCTTAAAGCGCGGGCGGATTCGTCGGGCATCTTTACCAGGCCGCTCATGGGCACGCACCCGAGCGGTACCGTGCGGATCGATACCATGCTCGACAAGAATCTGATGACGAGCGTAAAGGGCCTGTACGTCTGCGACGCAAGCGTCTTTCCCGAGTCACTCGACAGGCCGACGGTTCTGACGATTATCGGGCTGGGGAAGCGCCTGGCGGGGCATATACTCAGGCAAAAAAAATGA
- the tpx gene encoding thiol peroxidase, whose translation MERRGVVTFKGMPVTLQGRDIPVGDMAPNFTAIDKDMRPVKLDSLKGEIVIISVVPSLDTRVCELQTKRFNEEAAKLNVKLVTISMDLPFAQRRFCDSFKIENITMLSDYKDREFGMRYGMYVEELGLLARAVFIVDRDGKLAYKQIVKESGDQPDYDAVLSEARNLGA comes from the coding sequence ATGGAACGAAGAGGAGTGGTTACTTTCAAGGGGATGCCCGTAACGCTTCAGGGGCGCGATATTCCCGTGGGCGATATGGCCCCGAATTTCACGGCGATCGACAAGGACATGCGGCCGGTGAAGCTTGACTCCCTGAAGGGCGAAATCGTGATCATAAGCGTTGTCCCTTCTCTGGATACCCGCGTCTGCGAACTGCAGACCAAACGCTTCAACGAGGAGGCGGCGAAGCTCAATGTGAAACTGGTGACGATATCGATGGACCTCCCGTTCGCCCAGCGAAGGTTCTGCGATTCGTTCAAAATAGAAAATATCACCATGCTCTCGGATTACAAGGACAGGGAGTTCGGCATGCGTTACGGCATGTATGTCGAGGAGCTGGGGCTTCTGGCCCGCGCGGTGTTCATCGTGGACAGGGACGGCAAACTGGCTTATAAACAAATAGTAAAGGAGTCGGGAGATCAGCCGGATTACGACGCGGTGCTTTCCGAGGCAAGGAACCTTGGCGCCTGA